The proteins below come from a single Phycisphaerae bacterium genomic window:
- a CDS encoding ABC transporter ATP-binding protein: MAGLIRGVGRLGCRTAGPGSRAGDRRLGYWAESGVRILSHVEVRDLVKSFPTVDGQEKLAVAGISFQVSAGEIYGLLGPNGAGKTTTLRILAGLMRPTSGQVLINGHDVCVDSFSAKKCIGFLTANAGLYQRLSPRELLPYFGLLNGMEMPLIEERVNKLIGWLDMDEFADTRCGALSTGQKQRTHIARALIADPLILILDEPTLGLDVLTNRIILDFIRQERQLGKAILLSTHYLDEAERLCDRIGLLHQGRLIAEGDMPALRALSGCQRLTDIFLKLVDHKSEIAPRAVEGAAATDALRVAQAEPLSQTAPSQESAS, encoded by the coding sequence ATGGCCGGCCTGATTCGTGGCGTGGGCCGTTTGGGGTGCCGTACGGCCGGGCCGGGCAGCCGTGCGGGCGACCGCCGGCTGGGCTACTGGGCGGAATCGGGAGTCCGCATCTTGAGTCATGTTGAAGTGCGCGATCTGGTCAAGAGCTTTCCGACCGTGGACGGTCAGGAGAAGCTGGCGGTGGCCGGGATCAGTTTCCAGGTGTCGGCCGGTGAGATTTACGGACTTCTGGGTCCCAACGGAGCAGGCAAGACCACCACGCTGCGCATTTTGGCAGGCCTGATGCGGCCGACGAGCGGTCAGGTACTGATCAACGGTCACGACGTATGCGTTGACTCGTTCTCCGCGAAGAAGTGCATCGGTTTCCTCACTGCCAACGCGGGGCTGTATCAGCGGCTGAGTCCCCGCGAACTGCTCCCCTATTTCGGACTGCTCAACGGCATGGAGATGCCGCTCATTGAGGAGCGGGTCAACAAGCTGATCGGCTGGCTGGATATGGATGAGTTTGCCGACACGCGCTGCGGGGCTTTGTCCACCGGTCAGAAGCAGCGGACCCACATCGCCCGGGCGCTGATCGCCGATCCGCTGATTCTGATTCTGGACGAGCCGACACTCGGGCTGGATGTACTCACGAACCGGATCATCCTCGACTTCATCCGACAGGAGCGGCAGCTCGGCAAAGCCATTCTGCTGAGCACCCATTATCTGGACGAGGCCGAGCGACTCTGTGACCGGATCGGTCTTCTCCACCAGGGCCGTCTGATTGCCGAGGGCGACATGCCCGCCCTGCGGGCGCTGAGCGGCTGCCAGCGGCTGACGGACATCTTCCTCAAGTTGGTGGACCACAAGTCGGAGATTGCCCCTCGGGCGGTCGAAGGCGCGGCGGCCACCGATGCCCTCCGCGTGGCCCAGGCGGAGCCTCTCTCGCAGACCGCCCCATCACAGGAATCCGCCTCATGA
- a CDS encoding CPBP family intramembrane metalloprotease → MSRIQQFRVIYRKELTDILRDRRTLMAMILIPVVLYPVLMLGFVWAAQAERASLRTQQYTIAAGDAVTAEHLRELIHRAQEARPPSEEKRATFVVEVQDTPDEKLGDIIQARVDLDFPEGPHAQPAVLNIRIRYSEVNVRSRAAMEELSHLLGQLREVLARDSIQELLDKMVPSLPGSVNAQTILKPIEITASSTATDQQRGGWALGQIIPIILVLMTITGAVYPAIDLTAGERERGTLETLMATPTSPLTLIVGKFLVVATIGLATATLNLASVGATMHFGGLTHALTSEMPVRFPIGILPVVLLCMVPFALLFSAILVAVCSFARTFKEAQNYVMPVIIGALIPSAAVTLPSVRLEGPMLVLPVGNMVLLARELFQQTYAWSSVAVVMLSTTLYAAAAIALAARLFGQEAVLFVDVGSYKTLIRRRFMRPSPAPSMSQALVLVALLFPVSFYAQNVLFGSSVENLLHKLKVLAVMQFAGLFAVLPLAVCGYLKIDVVNTFRLRFPPAKAWLGVILLGSSSYLLAHRFVQAQSWLTPPSDALRQYEQQINAQLGAAPLWLMVLLLSLTPAITEELLFRGFLLRGLSAGLRKWSAIVVAAVIFGVFHFMVERMPLATLLGVVLGYVCWQTRSVLPGMLMHAMHNAWPLVVSSLDERVPRFLGMAEGHHPSWAVSLTVLLGALLAFVAGILIVRSAARTEAVDQHPAW, encoded by the coding sequence ATGAGCCGCATCCAGCAGTTCCGGGTCATCTACCGCAAGGAACTCACGGACATCCTCCGCGATCGGCGGACGCTGATGGCCATGATCCTGATCCCGGTGGTGCTCTACCCGGTACTGATGCTTGGTTTTGTCTGGGCGGCTCAAGCGGAGCGGGCGTCGCTCCGGACCCAGCAGTACACGATTGCTGCCGGCGATGCGGTGACTGCGGAGCATTTGAGGGAGCTGATCCACAGGGCTCAGGAGGCTCGCCCGCCATCGGAGGAGAAGCGAGCGACCTTCGTGGTCGAGGTGCAGGACACCCCGGACGAGAAGCTCGGTGATATCATCCAGGCTCGTGTGGACCTCGATTTCCCGGAAGGGCCTCACGCTCAGCCCGCGGTACTGAACATCCGTATCCGTTACAGTGAGGTCAACGTCCGCAGCCGAGCGGCCATGGAGGAACTCAGCCACCTGCTCGGCCAACTCCGCGAGGTTCTTGCCCGCGACTCGATCCAGGAACTGCTCGACAAGATGGTCCCTTCGCTGCCGGGCTCGGTCAATGCCCAGACCATCCTCAAGCCAATCGAGATCACGGCGAGTTCGACGGCCACCGACCAGCAGCGGGGTGGGTGGGCTCTCGGGCAGATCATTCCCATCATTCTGGTGCTCATGACCATCACTGGGGCGGTCTATCCGGCCATCGACCTGACCGCGGGCGAACGCGAGCGCGGCACGTTGGAAACGCTCATGGCCACGCCCACGTCGCCGCTCACGCTCATCGTCGGCAAGTTCCTGGTGGTAGCTACCATCGGGCTGGCCACGGCGACGCTGAATCTGGCCAGCGTCGGAGCGACGATGCACTTCGGCGGTCTGACCCATGCCTTGACCTCGGAGATGCCGGTTCGTTTCCCGATCGGGATCTTGCCAGTTGTTCTGCTGTGCATGGTACCGTTTGCCCTGCTGTTCTCGGCGATCCTGGTGGCGGTGTGCAGTTTCGCTCGGACCTTTAAGGAGGCCCAGAATTACGTCATGCCGGTGATCATCGGGGCGTTGATTCCGAGTGCCGCCGTGACCCTCCCTTCGGTTCGACTCGAAGGTCCGATGCTGGTCCTGCCGGTGGGCAACATGGTGCTGCTGGCTCGCGAGCTGTTCCAGCAGACCTACGCCTGGAGCAGCGTGGCCGTGGTCATGCTCTCGACCACGCTCTATGCGGCGGCCGCGATCGCCCTGGCCGCCCGGCTGTTTGGCCAGGAAGCGGTGCTGTTCGTCGATGTCGGCTCGTACAAGACGCTGATCCGCCGGCGGTTTATGCGGCCGTCGCCGGCTCCGAGCATGTCTCAGGCGTTGGTGCTGGTGGCCTTGTTGTTTCCGGTTTCTTTTTATGCCCAGAACGTTCTTTTTGGCTCTTCGGTAGAGAACCTGCTGCACAAGCTGAAAGTCCTTGCCGTCATGCAGTTCGCCGGGCTTTTCGCGGTTTTGCCGTTAGCGGTCTGCGGCTACCTCAAGATCGATGTGGTCAATACGTTCCGGCTGCGTTTTCCGCCGGCCAAGGCGTGGCTGGGCGTGATTCTGCTGGGATCATCGAGCTACCTGCTGGCCCACCGCTTCGTCCAGGCCCAATCCTGGCTGACGCCGCCATCGGACGCGTTGAGACAGTACGAACAGCAGATCAATGCCCAGCTGGGGGCCGCTCCGCTCTGGCTCATGGTTCTCCTGCTGAGCCTGACTCCGGCGATCACGGAGGAACTGCTGTTTCGTGGTTTTCTGCTTCGCGGACTGTCAGCCGGGCTTCGCAAGTGGTCCGCGATCGTCGTGGCGGCGGTCATCTTCGGTGTGTTCCACTTCATGGTGGAGCGTATGCCGCTGGCCACGCTGCTGGGCGTTGTTCTGGGATACGTCTGCTGGCAGACGCGGTCCGTTCTGCCGGGCATGCTGATGCACGCGATGCACAACGCCTGGCCGCTGGTCGTGTCGTCCCTCGACGAGCGGGTGCCGCGTTTCCTGGGGATGGCCGAGGGCCACCATCCGTCGTGGGCCGTCAGCCTCACCGTGCTGCTCGGCGCCCTGCTGGCCTTCGTCGCGGGCATCTTGATCGTGCGGAGTGCTGCAAGGACGGAGGCCGTCGATCAGCACCCGGCGTGGTGA
- the pyrF gene encoding orotidine-5'-phosphate decarboxylase — MPDNFADRLLAAIKAKNAPVCVGIDPVYSKLPAEITEQKDLNDETDSEAALDAVLEFCRRVIKIVTPLVPAVKINSAFFERYYWEGVEAYYELIQEASDAKLLVIGDCKRGDIGSTAELYAHSALAEPDFTDMDSLTGPDAVTVASYFGLDGVKPFLDVAREQQKGVFALVRTTNESADVIQNARFENGQSVAELIAQQVTLWASDPSLIGKCGYSCLGAVVAAKDREQTLRLRSMLPKSIFLVPGYGAQGGKAEDIVPCFKLDGTGALITASRSVIYAYENMKYVERFTSEWDKCIEQACKDFISEVNSVRPS; from the coding sequence GTGCCGGATAACTTTGCGGACCGACTCCTGGCGGCCATCAAGGCCAAGAACGCCCCTGTCTGCGTGGGCATCGATCCGGTGTACAGCAAGCTGCCGGCCGAAATCACCGAACAGAAAGACCTGAACGATGAGACCGACTCCGAGGCCGCTCTAGACGCCGTCCTGGAGTTCTGCCGCCGTGTCATCAAGATCGTGACCCCGTTGGTTCCCGCCGTCAAGATCAACAGTGCTTTCTTCGAGCGCTATTACTGGGAAGGGGTCGAGGCCTACTATGAGTTGATCCAGGAAGCCAGCGACGCCAAGCTTCTGGTTATTGGCGACTGCAAGCGCGGGGACATCGGCTCGACGGCGGAACTGTACGCCCATTCCGCCCTGGCCGAGCCCGATTTCACCGATATGGACAGCCTGACCGGCCCAGACGCCGTGACCGTGGCCTCGTACTTCGGTCTGGACGGCGTCAAGCCCTTCCTGGATGTGGCCCGCGAGCAGCAAAAGGGCGTTTTCGCCCTGGTTCGCACGACCAATGAGTCGGCCGATGTCATCCAGAACGCTCGGTTCGAGAACGGCCAGAGCGTGGCCGAACTGATCGCCCAACAGGTCACCCTGTGGGCAAGCGACCCGAGCCTCATCGGCAAGTGCGGCTACAGCTGCCTCGGTGCGGTGGTCGCCGCCAAGGATCGCGAGCAGACTCTGCGGCTCCGAAGCATGCTGCCCAAGTCCATCTTCCTCGTGCCAGGATACGGCGCCCAGGGCGGCAAGGCCGAGGACATCGTGCCCTGTTTCAAGCTGGACGGCACCGGCGCCCTCATCACCGCCTCCCGAAGCGTGATCTACGCCTACGAGAACATGAAGTACGTCGAGCGCTTCACCTCCGAGTGGGACAAGTGCATCGAGCAGGCCTGCAAGGACTTCATCTCCGAAGTCAACAGCGTCCGGCCAAGCTGA
- the tadA gene encoding Flp pilus assembly complex ATPase component TadA: MRVPSSKPTRGWWAGVVLGAWLVGQDTALAAGPLAELPEPGGYTSWIRILVILVMMVPWLLFCQWVDKDALFVRRVNQTMWNVIVLAGGVIGLIVWLFLPWRTAGLFAAGFGLWLVITATSCAMYVVVRNGVVDPSARVFTPKHIKSWFANLGKKQADRHAVEERVKLVACDGRKIPVPDDPAKAEPYEAAQILLHDALWRRATEAELVVTAKGVKLAYRIDGVATPRSDLIDRDNAERALLFIKQIAGLDITERRKPQTGEIRASIGGDRGMTEVDVQTSGTTQHERLSLKIVGEETKLRLHDLGMSPSDLEKFESQVRQPGGGLFLISGPAGSGVTSTLYAALRSHDVFMQNLLTLEREPLMELENITQNIYDSTKHEGSYARQLQTVLRREPDVVMVSDCLDRETAHLAAKAAKDGKRIYLGIQAKDSFDALKKLVSLAGDTDTVASVIKMVTSQRLIRKLCIACRVAYKPDPQLLQKANLAVGKTQQFFRQPKPEELVDEKGKPRMCANCQNSAYYGRTGLFEVLTIDDTMRDLISRGQSINELRAQARKNGMLYLQEVGLQKVIEGITGMNEMLRVMRDEENSPPPAAPAAGKGGDNPPAAPAAPKKGA, encoded by the coding sequence ATGCGAGTGCCCTCAAGCAAGCCGACCAGGGGATGGTGGGCAGGCGTGGTCCTGGGTGCATGGCTGGTAGGCCAGGACACGGCCTTGGCTGCTGGCCCCTTGGCCGAATTGCCCGAACCCGGCGGGTACACCAGTTGGATTCGCATCCTCGTCATTCTGGTCATGATGGTGCCCTGGCTGCTTTTCTGCCAGTGGGTGGACAAGGACGCGCTCTTTGTCCGGCGGGTGAACCAGACGATGTGGAACGTCATTGTTCTGGCCGGCGGTGTGATCGGGCTGATCGTCTGGCTGTTCCTGCCCTGGCGGACCGCAGGCCTGTTCGCGGCCGGATTCGGCTTGTGGCTGGTCATCACAGCCACGAGTTGTGCCATGTACGTGGTGGTACGGAACGGGGTGGTCGATCCCAGCGCCCGGGTCTTTACTCCCAAGCACATCAAGTCCTGGTTTGCGAATCTCGGCAAGAAGCAGGCTGACAGGCATGCGGTTGAGGAGCGAGTCAAGCTGGTAGCCTGCGACGGGCGGAAGATTCCGGTCCCGGACGATCCGGCCAAAGCCGAGCCCTACGAGGCCGCTCAGATTCTGCTTCACGACGCTCTCTGGCGGCGGGCCACGGAGGCGGAACTGGTGGTGACGGCCAAGGGTGTGAAGCTGGCCTATCGCATTGACGGGGTGGCCACGCCGCGAAGCGATCTGATCGACCGGGACAACGCCGAGCGGGCTCTCTTGTTCATCAAGCAGATCGCCGGGCTGGACATTACCGAACGGCGGAAGCCGCAGACCGGCGAGATCCGGGCCTCGATCGGCGGCGACCGCGGGATGACTGAAGTCGACGTCCAGACCAGCGGGACCACCCAGCATGAGCGACTCAGCCTGAAGATTGTCGGTGAGGAGACCAAGCTGCGGCTTCACGATCTGGGCATGTCGCCTTCGGACCTGGAGAAGTTTGAGAGCCAGGTGAGGCAGCCCGGGGGGGGGCTGTTCCTGATCAGCGGTCCGGCGGGCAGCGGCGTAACCTCCACGCTCTACGCCGCCCTGCGATCCCATGACGTCTTCATGCAGAACCTGCTGACTCTTGAGCGTGAGCCGCTCATGGAGTTGGAGAACATCACTCAGAACATCTATGACTCGACCAAGCACGAAGGCAGCTATGCCCGGCAGCTCCAGACCGTGCTTCGCCGCGAACCGGATGTGGTCATGGTCAGTGACTGTCTGGACCGTGAGACGGCCCATTTGGCGGCCAAGGCAGCCAAGGATGGCAAGCGCATCTATCTGGGGATCCAGGCGAAGGACAGTTTTGACGCGCTGAAGAAGCTGGTCAGCCTGGCCGGCGATACCGACACCGTGGCCTCGGTGATCAAGATGGTCACCAGCCAGCGACTCATCCGCAAGCTGTGCATCGCCTGTCGGGTGGCCTACAAGCCGGACCCACAACTCCTCCAGAAGGCCAATCTGGCGGTCGGCAAGACCCAGCAGTTCTTCCGCCAACCCAAGCCGGAGGAACTGGTGGACGAGAAGGGCAAGCCCCGAATGTGCGCCAACTGCCAGAACAGCGCCTATTACGGCCGGACCGGTCTATTCGAGGTCCTCACGATCGACGACACCATGAGGGACCTGATCAGCCGGGGCCAGTCGATCAACGAACTCCGAGCCCAGGCCCGCAAGAACGGGATGCTGTATCTCCAGGAAGTCGGCCTGCAGAAAGTGATCGAGGGAATCACGGGCATGAACGAGATGCTTCGAGTGATGAGAGACGAGGAGAACTCGCCACCTCCCGCCGCTCCGGCGGCCGGCAAGGGCGGGGACAATCCTCCGGCGGCCCCCGCGGCCCCCAAGAAGGGAGCGTGA
- a CDS encoding CvpA family protein: protein MWFSLFAVVLILTITFFQGLQGLFSAVISCFLTIMAVALAFGLYEDIYYAFLLERQPDHGRAFALMAVFILSLLILRTVFDMLITGNMRFPILVDRIGGGVVGLFTAMLIVGTLAVGLQMLPFGTTFLGFSRYQPVDKSTGQILASTSDKPEEVRSYPTKINWSTTELRPRSMWLSPDGLTVSVASHLSGNALHGRTSMATIYPNLLHSLYAARSGYFRETRHAVPAGVVRVERYDNLPPRSLYLRESPKEGSRSNETPITLKLSTEQPAPGHKWVVVRVTIDSAARDEDNVHRFTTEQVRLVGGDKADGPAKEYFLVGVNLPHLPRWVRLYRGEQVTRDSDQLKVDWIFEVPDNPGFQPRFVEFKQNARAEIPVQVVDPKKPKAALTPLSPAVKKTGPEGDDHKEGVAPEGGADTGSGGGSNTAPPPPPGGDRISGLGAARKESTFSDQLPFALVNYNGQDLQLSNGTLNGGRVRATLNPDWTPKAGSEPSIERFQVPEGKVMLQLSVEKLQPQSWLGSIYGGMIDNIGDFYMIDAKGTNYRPAGSYAMAVVGGQARFELIYLDDVARDMARLPKFETIKASHMVGNYSVYYLFHVPPGTQPAKLHTGRTNVDLSALNLVAPG from the coding sequence ATGTGGTTTTCGCTATTCGCTGTGGTCCTGATCCTGACGATCACTTTCTTCCAGGGGCTGCAGGGCCTGTTCAGCGCCGTGATCTCCTGCTTCCTCACCATCATGGCCGTGGCCCTGGCGTTCGGGCTCTACGAGGACATCTACTACGCTTTTCTCCTGGAGCGCCAACCGGATCACGGGCGGGCCTTTGCCCTGATGGCGGTATTCATCTTGTCGCTGCTGATCCTTCGAACCGTGTTCGACATGCTGATCACCGGCAACATGCGCTTTCCGATCCTGGTGGACCGGATCGGAGGCGGCGTGGTGGGCCTCTTCACCGCGATGCTGATCGTCGGCACGCTGGCCGTCGGGCTGCAGATGCTGCCGTTCGGCACGACTTTCCTGGGCTTCAGCCGGTACCAGCCCGTCGACAAGAGTACCGGCCAGATCCTGGCCTCGACTTCTGACAAACCCGAGGAGGTTCGCAGCTACCCGACCAAGATCAACTGGAGCACGACCGAACTGCGACCACGAAGCATGTGGCTCAGTCCCGACGGACTCACGGTATCGGTGGCCTCGCACTTGTCGGGCAACGCCCTCCACGGCCGTACATCCATGGCCACCATCTACCCCAACCTGCTCCACAGCCTGTACGCCGCCCGATCGGGCTATTTCCGCGAGACCCGGCATGCGGTACCGGCCGGCGTGGTCCGGGTCGAGCGGTATGACAATCTGCCGCCCCGGTCTCTCTACCTCCGGGAGAGCCCCAAGGAGGGATCCAGATCGAACGAGACCCCGATCACGCTGAAGCTCAGCACCGAACAGCCGGCCCCCGGTCACAAGTGGGTCGTCGTTCGAGTGACGATCGATTCCGCCGCTCGAGACGAAGACAACGTGCATCGGTTCACCACCGAGCAGGTCCGGCTGGTGGGCGGTGACAAGGCGGACGGCCCGGCCAAGGAGTACTTCCTCGTCGGGGTCAACCTTCCGCATCTGCCGCGATGGGTCAGGTTGTACCGCGGGGAGCAAGTCACCCGCGACAGCGATCAACTGAAGGTTGACTGGATCTTCGAGGTGCCGGACAACCCGGGCTTCCAGCCGCGCTTCGTGGAGTTCAAGCAGAACGCCCGGGCGGAGATTCCGGTCCAGGTCGTCGATCCGAAGAAGCCCAAGGCGGCACTGACCCCGCTGTCACCGGCCGTCAAGAAGACCGGACCGGAGGGTGATGACCACAAGGAGGGGGTGGCGCCCGAAGGTGGGGCTGACACCGGGTCGGGAGGCGGATCGAACACCGCCCCACCGCCTCCGCCGGGAGGGGACCGCATCTCCGGCCTCGGAGCCGCCCGAAAGGAATCGACCTTCAGTGATCAGCTGCCTTTCGCGCTGGTCAACTACAACGGACAGGATCTCCAGTTGTCCAACGGAACCCTGAACGGCGGGCGGGTCAGAGCGACGCTCAATCCCGATTGGACGCCCAAGGCAGGCAGCGAACCGTCCATCGAGAGGTTCCAGGTACCCGAAGGCAAGGTCATGCTCCAGCTCAGCGTGGAGAAGCTGCAGCCGCAGAGCTGGCTGGGGAGCATTTACGGCGGCATGATCGACAACATCGGTGACTTCTACATGATCGATGCCAAGGGTACCAACTACCGGCCGGCGGGAAGCTACGCCATGGCAGTGGTCGGCGGCCAGGCCCGATTCGAGCTGATCTACCTGGATGACGTCGCCCGAGACATGGCTCGTCTGCCCAAGTTCGAAACCATCAAAGCATCCCACATGGTGGGCAACTACTCCGTCTACTACCTGTTTCATGTCCCCCCCGGGACCCAGCCGGCCAAGCTGCACACCGGGCGAACGAACGTTGACCTGAGCGCCCTCAATCTCGTCGCCCCAGGATGA
- a CDS encoding sigma-70 family RNA polymerase sigma factor produces MLHTTQTDLLRAVRDTQNREAWGQFYRIYTPMLCNFARRLGLSDADTDDLSQEVLMIAHRSLRDSLYDPKRGSFRKYLYGIAHRQALATFRARGRRTRVQSVTPESGVNLLDQLEDHRSEETVREIWDQEWRYAMLDEALRHVRSEVGEKPYQSFTLFAIDRRPVQEVANQVGIAVASVYVYKSRVLDAIRRWIAQFEDRD; encoded by the coding sequence TTGTTGCACACCACGCAGACCGATCTTCTCCGGGCAGTCCGTGACACCCAGAACCGTGAGGCCTGGGGCCAGTTTTACCGCATTTACACGCCGATGCTCTGCAACTTCGCCCGGCGGCTGGGACTGTCCGACGCGGACACGGACGATCTCAGCCAGGAAGTGCTCATGATCGCCCACCGTTCGCTGCGCGACAGTCTGTACGACCCCAAGCGCGGCTCGTTCCGCAAGTACCTGTACGGGATCGCCCACCGGCAGGCCCTGGCGACGTTTCGGGCCCGCGGGCGGCGGACGCGGGTTCAGTCGGTCACTCCGGAGAGCGGCGTCAACCTGCTCGACCAGCTGGAGGACCATCGCAGCGAGGAGACGGTCCGTGAGATCTGGGACCAGGAATGGCGCTACGCCATGCTCGATGAGGCCCTCCGTCACGTCCGCTCGGAGGTCGGCGAGAAGCCGTACCAGTCTTTCACTCTTTTTGCCATTGATCGCCGCCCGGTGCAGGAGGTCGCGAACCAGGTGGGCATCGCGGTGGCCAGCGTGTACGTCTACAAGAGCCGGGTCCTGGATGCCATCCGGCGATGGATCGCCCAGTTCGAGGATCGCGATTGA
- a CDS encoding cobalamin-dependent protein (Presence of a B(12) (cobalamin)-binding domain implies dependence on cobalamin itself, in one of its several forms, or in some unusual lineages, dependence on a cobalamin-like analog.): protein MSDSPLLERLAGAIEGMDANAVKSLAQDALAAGLSPATVLNEGLSLGMRRVGQKFNAGDMFMPEVLVACDVYFAGLEVVRPLLAASGAENRLGTMVLGNIHGDIHTVGKNVAIPVFEANGLRVIDVGESLDDQVFVDAIRKHKPQIVGLGTYMTSTFMHTGETVAAIAKAGLRSQVKIICGGPAVDPEAARRMGADDASDDAWKAVDKIKKLLGK from the coding sequence ATGAGTGATTCCCCGCTTCTTGAACGTCTGGCCGGCGCTATCGAGGGAATGGACGCCAACGCAGTCAAGTCTCTGGCTCAGGATGCCCTGGCGGCCGGTTTGTCGCCCGCGACCGTGTTGAACGAAGGCCTGTCCCTGGGCATGCGCCGGGTCGGGCAGAAGTTCAACGCCGGTGACATGTTCATGCCCGAGGTCCTGGTCGCCTGCGATGTCTACTTCGCCGGTCTCGAGGTCGTTCGCCCGCTGCTGGCCGCCTCCGGAGCTGAGAACAGGCTCGGAACCATGGTCCTCGGGAACATCCACGGTGACATCCATACCGTCGGGAAGAACGTGGCCATTCCGGTCTTCGAGGCGAATGGCCTGCGCGTGATCGACGTTGGCGAGAGTCTGGATGACCAGGTGTTCGTCGACGCGATCCGCAAACACAAGCCCCAGATTGTCGGACTCGGGACCTACATGACGTCGACCTTCATGCACACTGGGGAAACCGTGGCGGCCATCGCCAAGGCGGGACTCCGCAGCCAGGTGAAGATTATCTGCGGAGGACCGGCGGTCGACCCCGAGGCCGCCCGCCGGATGGGCGCCGACGACGCCAGCGACGATGCCTGGAAGGCCGTGGACAAGATCAAGAAGCTGCTGGGCAAGTGA
- a CDS encoding acyl-CoA thioesterase encodes MVFEHPLRVKLEDIDEMGHVNNVVYLRYAQDAAAAHWIALASEEQLKSFVWVARRHEIDYLRPAFPDEELLARTWVGEASGATYERFVEIARPRDNETLARVRSVWVLLDAKSHRPRRVTEELRARFGGAEA; translated from the coding sequence ATGGTGTTCGAGCACCCTCTACGAGTGAAGCTGGAGGACATTGACGAGATGGGGCACGTCAACAACGTGGTTTATCTGCGCTACGCCCAGGACGCAGCGGCGGCCCACTGGATCGCACTGGCGTCCGAGGAGCAGTTGAAGAGCTTCGTGTGGGTGGCCCGGCGGCATGAGATCGATTACCTCCGCCCAGCCTTCCCGGATGAGGAGCTTCTGGCTCGCACCTGGGTCGGGGAGGCTTCGGGAGCCACCTATGAGCGTTTCGTCGAGATCGCACGCCCCAGAGACAACGAGACGCTGGCCCGGGTGCGCAGCGTGTGGGTCCTGCTCGACGCCAAGTCGCATCGCCCTCGGCGGGTCACCGAGGAACTCCGAGCCCGGTTCGGCGGTGCCGAGGCGTGA
- a CDS encoding glutamyl-tRNA reductase yields the protein MRTLVIGCNHRSAPVELRERLAFGGADVPAFLAALKAEYPHAEAVLISTCNRIELYISTPVYNHPRIGEAIAFLVGFKGLEVPEFAEAFYSYEDAEAVRHLFRVVSSLDSMVLGESQILGQSKQAFEIARRAGTAGATLGELFQRAFSVAKDAHTRTAIATGRTSVGSAAVDLARQVFSRLDDKTIFMVGAGKMGEVTLNHLMATRPKTLWVTNRTDQRAVELSERIRRRHAVDAQVVPWSEWIDRLAEVDVVISSTGSRDPILTAAAFEPIPRRRRYRSLLLIDIAVPRDIDPEVGRHDSVYLFNIDDLQMVTEATLIQRREAINRCHEIIEANVVAFLESKAGRDLGPLIQALREHFKDISEAELAWASPKFEHLSEADHKLVEQLLHRVIQKILHDPLQLLGEGPPDGTRRVYADALRTLFHLDKEGA from the coding sequence ATGAGAACGCTGGTCATAGGCTGTAATCACCGCTCGGCGCCCGTTGAACTCCGGGAACGCCTGGCGTTTGGCGGGGCCGATGTTCCCGCCTTCCTGGCGGCGCTCAAGGCGGAGTATCCGCACGCCGAGGCGGTACTCATCTCGACCTGCAATCGCATCGAGCTCTATATCTCCACTCCGGTCTACAACCATCCACGAATCGGCGAGGCCATTGCCTTCCTGGTCGGCTTCAAGGGACTCGAAGTGCCCGAGTTCGCCGAGGCGTTTTACAGCTACGAGGATGCCGAGGCCGTTCGCCATTTGTTTCGCGTGGTCAGTTCGCTCGATTCGATGGTCCTGGGCGAATCGCAGATCCTCGGCCAGTCCAAGCAGGCTTTTGAGATCGCGCGCCGAGCCGGCACGGCGGGCGCGACGCTCGGCGAGCTGTTTCAGCGGGCTTTCAGCGTCGCCAAAGACGCCCACACCCGCACCGCGATCGCGACCGGCCGGACCAGCGTGGGCAGCGCGGCCGTGGATCTTGCCCGTCAGGTTTTCTCCCGGCTCGACGATAAGACCATCTTCATGGTCGGGGCAGGCAAGATGGGCGAGGTCACGCTGAACCACTTGATGGCGACCCGCCCCAAGACCCTTTGGGTCACCAATCGCACCGACCAGCGGGCCGTTGAGCTCTCCGAACGAATACGCCGCCGGCATGCCGTCGATGCCCAGGTCGTTCCGTGGAGCGAGTGGATCGATCGGTTGGCAGAGGTCGATGTGGTCATCAGTTCGACCGGCTCTCGTGATCCGATTCTCACCGCCGCCGCCTTCGAGCCGATCCCGAGGCGGCGCAGGTATCGCTCGCTGCTCCTGATCGATATCGCTGTCCCGCGCGACATCGATCCCGAAGTCGGCAGGCACGACAGCGTCTATCTGTTCAACATCGACGATCTGCAGATGGTGACCGAGGCCACCCTGATTCAGCGTCGCGAGGCCATCAACCGCTGTCACGAGATCATCGAAGCCAACGTGGTCGCCTTCCTGGAAAGCAAGGCCGGTCGTGATCTCGGCCCCCTGATCCAGGCCCTCCGCGAGCATTTCAAGGACATCTCCGAAGCCGAACTGGCGTGGGCCTCGCCGAAGTTCGAGCACCTCTCGGAAGCGGACCACAAGCTCGTCGAGCAGCTCTTGCATCGCGTCATCCAGAAGATCCTCCATGACCCGCTCCAGCTCCTGGGCGAAGGCCCCCCGGACGGCACCCGCCGCGTCTACGCCGACGCGCTCCGAACCCTCTTCCACCTGGACAAGGAGGGGGCGTGA